One genomic region from Flagellimonas oceani encodes:
- a CDS encoding alpha/beta hydrolase: protein MRRSKSFILHTAAITITFLSSVFCFGQGKVLEAQSIKSAILDKEIDYTIYLPAGYDESKRSYPVIYLLHGYGGDENVWVQYGLIDHFMDSAIENAEIPPSIVIMPDGGQHFYINDFQGYSKFEDMFFQEFIPMVEKNYRIKKTMEHRAVVGNSMGGYGAFLYGVKHHDMFGTCVPLSAAIISLDHPMTKNPMWKGIAKNLYGMDMDSQNPSTGHWDANNPLKLIQTIPKGQLKTRFYFDIGDDDFLYSGNAKAYVELRNMEVEHEFRIHDGGHDWTFWRSSIPGFLKFIGQGFMRQ from the coding sequence ATGAGACGATCAAAAAGTTTTATACTTCATACCGCCGCAATTACCATAACTTTTTTAAGCTCGGTGTTTTGTTTTGGACAGGGGAAAGTATTGGAAGCACAATCGATAAAGAGTGCCATTTTGGACAAAGAAATTGATTATACTATTTATTTGCCGGCCGGTTATGATGAATCAAAAAGAAGTTACCCTGTAATCTACCTGTTACACGGTTATGGGGGTGATGAAAATGTTTGGGTGCAATATGGTCTCATAGACCATTTCATGGATTCTGCCATTGAAAATGCCGAAATCCCCCCCTCGATTGTAATAATGCCTGATGGGGGGCAGCATTTTTACATAAACGATTTCCAGGGGTATTCAAAATTTGAAGATATGTTCTTTCAAGAATTCATCCCTATGGTCGAAAAAAACTATAGAATTAAAAAAACAATGGAGCATAGAGCCGTGGTTGGCAATTCAATGGGTGGCTATGGGGCCTTTCTTTATGGGGTGAAACACCATGATATGTTCGGCACCTGTGTTCCGCTCAGTGCTGCCATCATTTCGTTGGATCATCCGATGACCAAAAACCCTATGTGGAAGGGAATCGCGAAAAACCTATATGGAATGGATATGGATTCTCAAAACCCCTCCACTGGTCATTGGGATGCCAATAACCCCTTGAAATTGATCCAAACAATACCAAAGGGTCAACTGAAAACAAGGTTTTACTTCGATATCGGTGATGATGATTTTCTTTATTCCGGCAATGCCAAAGCCTATGTTGAATTACGAAATATGGAGGTAGAACACGAGTTCCGTATCCATGACGGTGGCCATGATTGGACATTTTGGAGGTCATCGATACCGGGTTTTTTAAAATTTATAGGGCAGGGCTTTATGAGGCAATAA
- a CDS encoding PaaI family thioesterase, which translates to MQEKGQDDHLFLKHAIENMMPANRILGLEIMEIKPRYVSIKVPFKKEFIGDYLQKRWHGGILAAIADTAGGAAGATTLDSLQDRINTLDMRIDYLHPTVEGDILAKAKIVKSGKATAVVDVELFQSGQKDPVALARCIYSIYRNGS; encoded by the coding sequence ATGCAGGAAAAAGGGCAGGATGACCATTTGTTTCTAAAGCATGCCATTGAAAACATGATGCCGGCCAATAGAATATTGGGGCTGGAAATCATGGAGATCAAACCTCGGTACGTGAGCATCAAAGTCCCTTTTAAGAAAGAATTTATAGGAGATTATCTGCAAAAACGATGGCATGGAGGTATTTTGGCGGCTATCGCCGATACGGCGGGAGGGGCTGCCGGAGCGACGACCCTCGATTCCTTACAGGACAGGATAAATACCTTGGATATGCGGATCGATTATCTCCATCCTACCGTTGAAGGGGATATTTTGGCCAAGGCAAAGATCGTTAAAAGTGGTAAGGCGACCGCCGTAGTGGACGTGGAACTTTTCCAAAGTGGACAAAAGGATCCAGTGGCTTTGGCAAGATGTATCTATAGCATATATAGAAATGGCTCCTAG
- a CDS encoding efflux RND transporter periplasmic adaptor subunit: MKKNVIYILVIVVALALIAFTLMNNKQENQTKTDIVAQKNASVAVKVDTVKTETSSLNFTANGNFEPFKELDFSAEKPGRVVRVLVEEGDHVRVGQTLAIVRSEQVSAELHAAEAAYQNAATNYKRFENALKTGGVTEQQMDQAKLTLVTAQSRLEQAKVNAGDVNIKATIKGVVNKRYIEPGSVLGAATPMFDIVDVSKLKLRVTVNESQVASLKVGDPVNIKASVLPDRTFSGKITFIAPKSDSSLNFPVEIEISNNPDNALKAGMYGTATFTSSDRESEKILVAPRNAFLGSVSSNQVFVAEDGVAKLTDVTAGRIFGDKVEILDGLDSNELVVVTGQINLQDGSKIDIID, encoded by the coding sequence ATGAAAAAGAACGTAATATACATACTTGTAATTGTAGTGGCATTGGCCTTGATCGCCTTTACCTTAATGAACAATAAACAGGAAAATCAAACAAAGACGGATATCGTTGCACAAAAAAATGCTAGCGTCGCCGTAAAAGTGGATACGGTAAAAACGGAAACCAGTTCCCTCAATTTTACCGCCAATGGGAACTTCGAACCCTTTAAGGAACTGGATTTTTCTGCGGAAAAGCCAGGTAGGGTCGTTAGGGTTTTGGTAGAAGAAGGCGATCATGTCAGAGTGGGGCAAACTTTGGCAATTGTGAGAAGTGAACAGGTATCGGCAGAACTGCACGCTGCTGAAGCTGCCTATCAGAATGCGGCCACAAATTATAAACGTTTTGAAAATGCCCTAAAAACCGGTGGAGTGACCGAACAACAAATGGACCAGGCCAAGCTGACCTTGGTTACCGCACAATCGAGACTGGAACAGGCCAAGGTAAATGCAGGGGATGTCAACATAAAAGCTACGATAAAAGGAGTTGTGAACAAACGTTATATCGAACCGGGTTCTGTTCTAGGAGCGGCAACTCCAATGTTCGACATTGTCGATGTCTCGAAACTGAAACTAAGGGTTACGGTCAACGAGTCCCAAGTGGCCAGTTTAAAAGTGGGCGACCCGGTAAATATAAAAGCCAGTGTTTTACCTGACAGGACATTCTCTGGAAAAATTACGTTTATAGCACCGAAATCGGATAGCAGTTTGAATTTTCCGGTGGAAATCGAGATATCGAACAATCCGGACAATGCCCTGAAGGCGGGCATGTACGGAACGGCAACGTTCACCTCGTCGGACCGGGAAAGCGAAAAGATACTGGTGGCCCCTAGAAATGCGTTCTTGGGAAGTGTAAGCAGTAACCAGGTTTTTGTGGCCGAGGATGGAGTTGCAAAACTGACCGACGTAACGGCCGGAAGAATATTCGGTGATAAGGTCGAAATATTGGATGGTCTGGACAGCAATGAACTCGTAGTAGTTACCGGTCAGATCAATCTACAGGACGGTTCCAAGATAGATATCATCGACTAG
- a CDS encoding lysophospholipid acyltransferase family protein, whose protein sequence is MKNKMLPKIRYLPFYAISALPMPVLYLLSDLLFIVVYYLMKYRRNVVSDNIKKSFPQKPPITRRKIEKDFYRHFCDILVESIKTLTIGKKSAMKRLRIENPDLVEHYLSEKKNILLYTAHQGNWEWMIFLPLFFPYRSNTFYKPIKNHYFNGLFKIIRERFGVHCIESNKGYRTIIDLERKNVIMMNCIIGDQSPVRISAKHWCHFLNRETAFFVGAEKLAKKTGEVVLFPSFKKIRRGCYGLRFSLITDNPVSMRTNGIIEDYAGALENVILKSPELWLWSHRRWKLTAGTWNFKVPGIIWSI, encoded by the coding sequence ATGAAAAACAAGATGCTGCCCAAAATAAGGTATTTGCCTTTTTATGCAATCTCGGCCCTGCCGATGCCCGTTCTGTACTTGTTATCCGACTTGTTGTTTATAGTGGTCTATTACCTAATGAAGTATAGAAGAAATGTAGTATCGGACAATATCAAAAAATCCTTTCCCCAAAAGCCACCAATCACTCGGAGAAAAATCGAAAAGGACTTCTATCGGCATTTCTGTGATATACTTGTCGAATCCATTAAGACATTGACCATCGGTAAAAAGTCGGCGATGAAACGTTTGCGTATAGAGAATCCGGATTTGGTTGAACATTATTTAAGCGAGAAGAAGAATATTTTGCTTTATACGGCCCATCAGGGAAATTGGGAATGGATGATATTCCTGCCCCTTTTTTTTCCATACCGATCGAATACATTTTACAAACCGATCAAAAACCACTATTTCAATGGCCTATTTAAAATTATCAGAGAGCGATTTGGTGTCCATTGCATTGAATCCAACAAGGGATATAGGACCATTATAGACCTTGAACGAAAGAATGTCATTATGATGAATTGCATTATCGGTGATCAAAGCCCTGTCAGGATCAGTGCCAAACATTGGTGCCATTTTTTGAATCGGGAAACGGCTTTTTTCGTAGGGGCCGAAAAGCTTGCAAAAAAAACCGGTGAAGTTGTTCTGTTTCCTTCTTTCAAAAAAATAAGAAGAGGGTGCTATGGACTGCGTTTTAGTTTAATTACGGACAATCCCGTTTCCATGAGAACCAATGGGATTATAGAGGACTATGCAGGGGCATTGGAAAACGTGATCTTGAAATCGCCGGAACTTTGGCTATGGAGCCATAGAAGGTGGAAGTTAACTGCCGGAACATGGAATTTTAAGGTTCCCGGCATTATCTGGTCTATATAA
- a CDS encoding TetR/AcrR family transcriptional regulator, with protein sequence MTEIAGDIGLSKASLYYYFPNKEGLFKEVVSQGHKTLLNEFEGLLSSSVPAEEILQGYLEKRLNYFREFVHLNALNLESINSLKPVYARLFENFRKAEIRLVGEILAKGIATQDFQNLDIAYFSELFIAIFQGLRHDVIIKKDTINITETEYSLLQKQYESALNMFMKGIKK encoded by the coding sequence ATGACGGAGATTGCCGGGGATATAGGTCTGTCGAAAGCATCCCTGTACTACTACTTCCCCAATAAGGAAGGACTATTCAAAGAAGTAGTAAGTCAAGGACATAAAACACTTTTGAACGAGTTTGAAGGACTCCTTTCCTCGAGTGTTCCGGCAGAAGAAATATTACAAGGTTACCTAGAAAAACGACTGAACTACTTTCGCGAATTTGTGCACCTCAATGCTTTGAACCTGGAATCCATAAACAGTTTGAAGCCCGTTTACGCCCGCCTATTCGAAAACTTTCGCAAAGCAGAAATACGGCTTGTGGGTGAAATATTGGCAAAAGGTATTGCCACCCAAGATTTTCAAAATCTTGATATCGCTTATTTTTCCGAATTGTTCATTGCAATCTTCCAAGGGTTGCGGCACGATGTAATTATTAAAAAAGACACCATAAATATCACGGAAACCGAATATTCCTTATTGCAGAAACAATATGAAAGCGCATTGAATATGTTCATGAAAGGAATCAAAAAATAA
- a CDS encoding FecR family protein has product MKLNNKGTLSDTEREKLKSRIIRSARILRENRKIKQRARLLYGAAASIVILFGVFSVFDMLGEQSLQDFVDEDAPFIDVSKSNQVTVVLGEGKKVQLKEKNNTLKYSPTGKDLQVGTGEKYRQILKDEDKPIFNTILVPYGKRTDVTLSDGTKVWINSGSRLVYPVVFKGDRREVYLEGEAIFEVSHNPKRPFLVLSSNQEVEVLGTVFNISSYREDEKTSTVLKSGSVLVTYAKDDGKSFKITPGTRSSYNSTTKEIDIQYAVNMDEYFGWRKGFFSFQKNDLKYIATKLSRYYGVEIIVKGEQLSKDTYSGKIDLKEDVYSVIQTLGKAYHFTMERQADKIILITTQQIYKTPSQ; this is encoded by the coding sequence ATGAAATTGAATAACAAAGGAACCCTATCCGATACGGAGCGGGAAAAGCTCAAAAGTCGCATAATTAGGTCGGCAAGGATTCTGAGAGAAAATCGAAAGATTAAACAAAGGGCTAGGTTATTGTACGGCGCAGCGGCGTCTATAGTGATATTGTTTGGTGTTTTCAGCGTTTTTGACATGCTCGGCGAACAATCTTTACAAGATTTTGTTGATGAAGATGCGCCATTTATTGACGTTAGCAAGAGTAATCAGGTAACTGTGGTGCTGGGCGAGGGAAAGAAAGTACAACTAAAAGAAAAGAACAACACATTAAAATATTCCCCAACGGGAAAGGATCTACAAGTGGGAACGGGTGAAAAATATAGACAAATCTTAAAAGATGAAGACAAGCCTATTTTCAATACTATCCTGGTACCCTATGGAAAGCGCACAGATGTGACCCTTTCAGATGGTACAAAAGTATGGATCAACTCAGGCTCGAGATTGGTTTATCCTGTAGTTTTTAAAGGTGATAGAAGAGAGGTTTATTTAGAAGGCGAAGCAATATTTGAAGTATCTCATAACCCTAAAAGACCGTTTTTAGTGCTTTCTTCAAATCAGGAAGTTGAGGTGCTGGGTACTGTTTTTAACATTAGTAGTTATAGGGAAGATGAAAAAACAAGCACAGTCCTTAAAAGCGGTAGTGTATTGGTTACATATGCCAAAGATGATGGGAAATCTTTTAAAATAACTCCTGGCACACGTTCAAGTTATAATAGCACAACCAAGGAAATTGATATACAGTATGCAGTAAATATGGATGAATATTTTGGATGGAGGAAAGGATTCTTCAGCTTTCAAAAAAATGATCTTAAGTATATAGCAACAAAATTGTCTAGATACTATGGGGTTGAAATAATTGTCAAGGGCGAACAATTGAGTAAGGACACTTATTCTGGAAAAATTGACTTAAAGGAAGATGTATATAGTGTTATTCAAACTTTAGGCAAAGCATATCACTTTACTATGGAACGCCAAGCAGATAAAATCATACTAATAACCACTCAACAAATTTATAAAACGCCAAGCCAATGA
- a CDS encoding sulfatase/phosphatase domain-containing protein has protein sequence MSGQYSHTHTIVDNQAPNPGNLIFFLTYLQEANYQTALFGRWHMGSHTDEPRPGFDHWESFHGQGVYYNPQLNISGKRKQHKDSTYITDLLTEHAIDRLKHRDKDKPFFMYLSHKAVHSEFKPAKWHKGKYKGKKIDLPSTYDQTKTGEWRDLKWPKWVAEQRVSWHGVDYTYHTNIGIHGFIQAYCETLLGVDGSLGSVMKYLESAGIDDSTLLIYMSEYGFSWGEHGLIDKRRFYEESVKVPLLVRCPELFQKGTQPKAMVQNIDIAPTILAEAVKKPDYMPGVSFMPVLTVDYPAANRKEVFYEYHWEKDFPMTPTMFGMRTDQYKYIRYQGIWDRNEFYDLLNDPDEKHNLIGDPTKQGTNKNMPQSLYGWLAETD, from the coding sequence TTGTCCGGGCAATACTCACACACCCATACCATTGTTGATAATCAAGCTCCCAATCCTGGTAATCTAATCTTTTTCCTTACCTATCTTCAAGAAGCCAATTATCAAACAGCATTATTCGGGAGATGGCACATGGGCAGCCATACCGATGAACCTAGGCCAGGTTTTGACCATTGGGAAAGTTTTCACGGACAGGGAGTATACTATAATCCTCAATTGAACATAAGTGGAAAACGAAAACAACATAAAGACTCGACCTATATTACAGATTTATTGACCGAACATGCCATTGATCGGTTAAAGCACCGAGATAAGGACAAACCTTTCTTTATGTATCTGTCACACAAAGCGGTACATTCGGAATTTAAGCCCGCAAAATGGCACAAAGGTAAATATAAAGGCAAAAAAATTGATTTGCCTTCAACCTATGACCAAACCAAAACGGGTGAATGGAGGGATTTGAAATGGCCAAAATGGGTTGCCGAACAAAGAGTAAGTTGGCATGGGGTAGATTATACGTACCATACTAATATTGGTATACACGGATTTATACAAGCCTATTGTGAAACTTTATTAGGTGTAGATGGAAGTCTTGGTTCGGTCATGAAGTATTTGGAATCGGCAGGAATTGATGATTCAACGTTGCTCATTTATATGAGTGAATATGGATTCAGTTGGGGTGAACATGGACTGATAGATAAACGCCGTTTTTATGAAGAGTCGGTCAAGGTTCCTCTTTTGGTTAGATGTCCCGAACTTTTTCAAAAAGGAACTCAACCAAAAGCCATGGTTCAGAACATTGATATTGCTCCTACTATTTTGGCCGAGGCGGTCAAAAAACCTGATTATATGCCCGGGGTTTCCTTTATGCCGGTTCTGACAGTTGATTACCCTGCCGCAAATCGAAAAGAGGTATTCTACGAATACCATTGGGAAAAAGACTTTCCCATGACACCGACTATGTTCGGTATGCGAACCGACCAGTATAAATATATACGTTACCAAGGAATTTGGGACAGGAATGAATTTTACGATTTGCTAAACGACCCAGATGAAAAGCATAACCTAATCGGTGACCCTACCAAACAGGGCACCAATAAAAATATGCCTCAATCACTTTATGGATGGTTGGCAGAAACAGATTGA
- a CDS encoding sulfatase gives MFKSLIPWKNYSRRIRRVLLLIVILIIFCFFTASFGQKKPNIVWIVCEDISPFLGAYGDSIVKTPNIDSLAREAVLFTKAYTTAGVCAPSRSSIITGMHAISIGAQHMRTLSSSPFFMPQGLPSYSAVLPDYVKAFPEYLRAKGYYTTNNYKEDYQFEEPVTVWDDSSPAASYKYRPKNTPFFSVFNLAITHESKLMVSPDSIRYDPNDMKLPPYYVDTETARNDMAVLYTRIEQMDRAVGEIVGGLKNNKVYDDSYVIFFSDHGGCMPWTKREILERGTHIPLIVKYPKNRFAGTKDDRLVSAVDLAPTMLSIAGIEPPDHLQGTAFLGPLKKKEERKYVFAARDRMANKYDRVRSVSDGNFRYVYNFMPELPKYQDLQYRKGIPTMKEILELHEMGRLDNPNLLDWFAKNKPTEELYHTKMDPNEVRNLADEPQYTAKKKELKEALFDWIAEVGDLSSIPEKEMVFNNWWKNKKGPPKTSPPKVIRNKKGYTIECGTKGASIGYRIVEQNNQALNSKRRTESWDFGFTIDQNKTVAYVDVPQPWKVYQGETIKLKKGQTLLINAHRIGYLPSEVTYTH, from the coding sequence ATGTTTAAAAGTCTGATCCCATGGAAAAATTATAGCAGGAGAATAAGGCGCGTATTGCTTTTGATTGTTATTTTAATAATCTTTTGTTTTTTTACAGCATCTTTTGGCCAAAAAAAGCCAAATATAGTTTGGATAGTATGTGAGGATATTTCTCCTTTTTTGGGGGCATATGGTGATTCAATCGTAAAAACTCCGAACATAGATAGTCTGGCACGTGAGGCAGTGCTTTTTACAAAAGCATATACCACAGCTGGGGTCTGCGCGCCGAGCCGATCATCGATAATCACGGGCATGCACGCCATTTCAATAGGAGCCCAACACATGCGCACTCTTTCAAGTTCCCCCTTTTTCATGCCTCAAGGCCTGCCAAGCTACTCAGCCGTTTTGCCCGATTATGTAAAGGCTTTTCCCGAATATCTAAGAGCCAAAGGCTATTATACAACAAACAACTATAAAGAAGATTATCAATTTGAAGAGCCTGTCACAGTTTGGGATGACAGTAGCCCTGCAGCATCTTACAAATACCGGCCCAAAAACACTCCGTTCTTCAGCGTGTTCAATTTGGCAATCACACACGAATCAAAGTTGATGGTCTCGCCCGATAGTATTCGGTATGACCCCAATGATATGAAATTGCCGCCTTATTATGTTGATACCGAAACCGCTCGAAATGACATGGCCGTCCTTTATACCCGTATCGAACAAATGGATCGAGCTGTTGGCGAGATTGTTGGTGGGCTAAAAAACAATAAAGTATATGACGACTCTTATGTGATATTTTTTAGTGACCATGGTGGATGTATGCCCTGGACAAAGCGAGAAATTCTCGAAAGGGGCACACATATACCTTTGATCGTGAAATATCCCAAAAACCGTTTTGCGGGCACTAAAGATGATAGGTTGGTCAGTGCGGTGGACCTGGCGCCAACCATGCTTTCCATAGCGGGCATCGAGCCTCCCGACCACCTTCAGGGAACCGCTTTTCTGGGACCTTTAAAAAAAAAGGAAGAAAGAAAATATGTTTTTGCCGCTAGGGATCGAATGGCAAATAAATATGACCGGGTACGATCTGTAAGCGATGGGAATTTCAGATATGTGTACAACTTTATGCCCGAACTGCCAAAATACCAAGACTTACAATACAGAAAGGGCATACCTACAATGAAAGAAATATTGGAATTGCACGAAATGGGACGTTTGGATAACCCAAATCTACTGGACTGGTTTGCAAAAAATAAGCCCACGGAAGAACTCTACCACACCAAAATGGACCCCAATGAGGTGCGCAATCTGGCAGATGAGCCCCAATATACGGCTAAAAAGAAAGAACTGAAAGAAGCACTTTTTGACTGGATAGCAGAAGTGGGCGACCTATCCTCGATACCAGAGAAAGAAATGGTATTCAACAATTGGTGGAAAAACAAAAAAGGACCACCTAAAACATCACCACCTAAAGTAATAAGGAACAAAAAAGGGTACACAATAGAATGTGGCACAAAAGGTGCCTCAATCGGTTATCGTATCGTTGAACAAAATAATCAAGCTTTAAATTCAAAACGTAGGACCGAAAGTTGGGATTTTGGTTTTACGATCGACCAAAATAAAACTGTTGCTTATGTTGATGTGCCCCAACCCTGGAAAGTCTATCAAGGTGAGACCATAAAATTGAAAAAGGGACAGACACTTTTAATCAATGCCCATAGAATAGGCTATTTGCCCAGTGAAGTAACATATACCCATTAG
- a CDS encoding RNA polymerase sigma factor, whose amino-acid sequence MKTEETQIWNDLKKGSISALESLYNFHVDKLFACGYKIINDRELIQDEIHDLFLDLYRCREKLSNVVNIEAYLIVSLKRNLYKHNDYRLKSLENEFKHITNMTANTNLTVASHEEVIIEEENENAQLMRLRRIMDNLTNHQKRILRLRFNQEKSYEEISREMGLSVASARTLFYRTLKTIRKTALSILF is encoded by the coding sequence ATGAAAACAGAAGAGACTCAAATCTGGAATGATCTTAAGAAGGGTAGCATATCGGCACTAGAATCGCTATATAACTTTCATGTTGACAAACTATTTGCTTGTGGGTATAAAATCATTAACGACAGGGAGCTGATTCAAGATGAAATCCACGACCTTTTTCTAGACCTTTACAGGTGCCGTGAAAAATTGTCAAATGTGGTCAACATAGAGGCTTATTTAATCGTTTCGCTTAAAAGAAATCTATATAAACACAATGATTATAGGTTAAAGAGCCTAGAGAACGAGTTCAAACACATTACCAACATGACAGCTAACACCAATTTGACTGTCGCATCACATGAAGAAGTAATTATCGAAGAAGAAAATGAGAATGCCCAATTGATGAGGTTAAGAAGAATAATGGACAATTTGACCAATCATCAAAAAAGGATACTCCGTCTTCGTTTTAATCAAGAAAAAAGTTACGAAGAAATTTCTAGGGAAATGGGTCTTTCAGTTGCTTCTGCCAGAACGTTATTTTACCGAACTTTAAAAACAATCCGGAAGACCGCATTAAGTATACTTTTCTAA
- a CDS encoding TetR/AcrR family transcriptional regulator, translating into MISKSELIACSALNFTRFGSKRFTLDELANQLGISKKTIYHYFNKKEELVQESTAYLLLSYSREIQGPEIALCKDPLEKIILIYKKGFEHLKYFSPTFLFGLRKYYPKAYELFNGFRNDLVNETIYELFVDAQKLGCVQNEVNLRLVCELYFLNLNAIAFGRSSLFDKYTQQEILQHLIINTIKGIVTKDYTNRFIQK; encoded by the coding sequence ATGATCAGTAAATCCGAACTTATCGCATGCTCCGCCTTAAACTTCACTCGATTTGGGAGCAAACGCTTCACACTCGATGAGTTGGCAAATCAGCTCGGCATATCAAAGAAGACCATCTACCATTATTTTAACAAAAAAGAAGAATTGGTTCAAGAGAGTACCGCCTATCTGTTGCTAAGTTATTCAAGGGAGATTCAAGGACCGGAGATTGCGTTATGTAAAGATCCGCTGGAAAAGATCATACTGATATACAAAAAGGGTTTCGAACATTTAAAATATTTCAGTCCCACGTTCCTATTTGGGCTAAGGAAATATTATCCCAAGGCCTATGAACTCTTTAACGGCTTTCGGAATGACCTGGTAAATGAAACCATTTATGAACTTTTTGTCGACGCACAAAAATTGGGCTGTGTTCAAAATGAGGTAAACTTGAGATTGGTTTGTGAACTGTATTTTTTGAATTTGAACGCTATCGCTTTTGGTAGATCCAGTCTTTTTGATAAATATACCCAGCAAGAGATTCTACAACATCTCATCATCAACACCATAAAAGGTATTGTGACCAAGGATTACACCAACAGGTTTATCCAAAAATAG
- a CDS encoding formylglycine-generating enzyme family protein, translating to MIKLKQSVSICLVLSLAGCQNRHETKTELSTIGTEEPSTVTTKKEPTMDTPDGMVWVPGGNFRQGAVASDKMAMPHERPAHQVFVDGFYMDIHEVTNAQFTKFAEATGYVTVAERQIDWGEMKKQLPKGTLKPHDSILRPGSLVFKKIRSTLPNLYDYSQWWEWKIGANWKHPNGPDSTIEGNENNPVVHIAYEDAIAYCDWAGKRLPTEAEWEYAARANNKDLIFSWGNEIEQLGSYANTWEGVFPVDNTKKDGFERSAPVMSYPNNDFGLYDMAGNVWEWTSDWYNTNYYKSLKDSIVINPKGPRSAYNKNNPYAKEKVIKGGSFLCSASYCASYRISARMATSPDSGMEHLGFRTVLSAVKTRKSSIYHSKKK from the coding sequence ATGATAAAATTAAAACAAAGTGTCTCTATCTGCCTCGTTTTGTCATTGGCTGGTTGCCAGAACAGGCATGAAACTAAAACCGAATTGTCCACAATCGGGACGGAAGAACCCTCAACAGTTACTACCAAGAAAGAACCAACAATGGACACCCCTGACGGAATGGTCTGGGTCCCAGGCGGGAACTTTAGGCAGGGAGCCGTTGCTTCAGACAAAATGGCAATGCCCCATGAGCGACCTGCACATCAGGTTTTTGTGGATGGATTTTATATGGATATCCATGAGGTGACCAATGCTCAGTTTACCAAGTTCGCGGAAGCAACGGGTTACGTAACCGTCGCAGAAAGGCAGATCGATTGGGGGGAAATGAAAAAGCAGCTACCCAAGGGAACACTAAAACCACATGATTCCATTTTAAGGCCTGGATCGCTTGTCTTCAAAAAGATCAGGTCCACCCTGCCAAACCTGTATGATTATTCTCAATGGTGGGAGTGGAAAATCGGGGCCAACTGGAAACATCCAAATGGCCCCGACAGCACTATCGAGGGAAACGAGAACAATCCAGTGGTCCACATAGCTTACGAAGATGCCATCGCCTATTGTGATTGGGCAGGCAAAAGGTTGCCAACAGAAGCCGAATGGGAATACGCGGCACGTGCCAATAATAAAGATCTCATCTTCTCTTGGGGAAATGAGATTGAACAACTTGGGTCATATGCCAATACGTGGGAAGGTGTATTTCCTGTCGATAACACCAAAAAAGATGGTTTTGAGAGAAGTGCACCAGTTATGAGTTACCCCAATAATGATTTTGGCCTATACGATATGGCAGGTAATGTTTGGGAATGGACTAGTGATTGGTACAATACCAATTATTATAAGAGTTTGAAGGACAGCATTGTAATAAATCCCAAAGGCCCTCGGAGTGCTTACAACAAAAACAACCCCTATGCAAAGGAAAAGGTGATCAAGGGAGGATCTTTTCTTTGCAGTGCCTCGTACTGTGCCAGCTATCGAATATCTGCCCGGATGGCCACAAGCCCAGACTCAGGTATGGAGCACCTAGGGTTCAGGACGGTTTTATCCGCTGTAAAAACGAGAAAATCATCAATATATCATTCTAAAAAAAAATGA